GCCCAATGTCTCCTTGAACAGACAATATAATTTTAGAATGGAATGTTGCATAAAATGAATATCTAAAGAGGACTTGCTGCAGTGACTCCAAATCTCCCGGCCTACATGGGCATAACCTCTCAGTTCTTGGGATTCCCCAACAAACAAACACTTTAACGTTACCTGTCTAGTGAAAACAAATTGTCCTAAACATTTCACATGGGTAAAGTGAAGCAGCTCAGATATTCTTCCTGTTGGTTCCACATTATTGTCTGAAGTTATTGTTCTGTAAGTGCATTTATATTCTAACCTGCATATTATTTTGCATCCAGGCACAGGATTCCACTGGGATTTTCTCAGTTTATCTCTTATGAGtacttttttgtgggggggggaattctgtggTGCATAAACTGCAATCTTGAAATGACTGGCTTCTTTATTAATACTTCTCTCTTGATCTTCTTTAGAGGGCTATATTATTTACCTATAGGACTGAACTTCTCACTGCATGTGGGGTCTCCCTATGGCCCCAAACACTTAACATCTCTTTATTTTCTGCAGACCCAAGGTGAAGCTGCAACTAGCCAGCTGATCCTATACCATTACCCTGAGCTTCAAGAGGACAAGGGGATTGTACTGATGACAGCAGAGATGGATTCTAATTTCCTGGTAAAGGAAGCTGAGtcttaaatgcccccccccagtaatgCCAATAGGGGGAAAACATTCAGACAAGCTGTTGCAAGTGTTTCATGATCTAATCACACCTGCTTGAAATTGTAGTAATTTCCTGTTCCGAATATTAGTAGAAAGCCAAACTTTTGCTGTTAGTTCTGTTGTTTTATTTGGAggggctttgggctgatcattTTAACTCCTTTAGCATTCTGATAGTTGAATGAACAAGAAAGGGGCTGTGTTAATTTTCCCATGTGCTCTGCGTTAGCATCACCACACCACTGTTACTTTCCTTGAGATGGACTGAGCAATGGCATCGGAATTCACAACATGCATTTTACTTGTGCATTTTTGCTGTGTCCATTTTTTAGGCTACAACAGTTGTTAGCGATATTGCCATAAGTGTTTCCCTGGCATGGGATCAGAATAATGCCCCAATGAATACGAAACCATTATTTGATATCTTTTAAAATGATCTTAGAGTTCTTTTGTACATGGAGGAGCTTTCAATcttgagagaacaattctgtggAAGTGGTTAATTCAGCCTCATGACTTTGGTACTgaaggtctcaggaagaggtcacATTGTAGATGTCTAATCCAGCCTTAACAGAACATGAGCAGGAGAGCTGAAGTGGATCAGTGTCTCAGCTTGAAGTTCTGACTTAATAAAGTTGGTAGATAGGAGATATGATTGGAGGAGGGGGGCTTGAAATGATAACGAAGTGTAATTATTGTGACAACTTGCATGGTGTGTTTACATCCACAGAATGTGCCAGAAGCTCAGTGCCTAGCCAGCCAAGTGCAGCTCTTTTATGCAACAGATCGACAGGAGACCTACAGTTTAGTGGAAACGTTTAACCACCAGCCTGATCAGTTTAAGTACATGTCTGTCATCACTGAGCTTGAGCAGAGCAGGCTTGGGCAAGAACTGAGACCTCAGCAGGACCCATCCATGCCTACTGCTTGAGGAGTGCAGTAGCCTCCAGCAGATGCAAGTGACATTGACATGTGATGATGTCTTGGCACAGGCATTTCTCTGTTGTGAAAAGGCCATCCGTGGAATCTGATGAGGAGAAGAATGTCATCTTTCAAAGTGGGCCACTCAGGCTGTGGGCCCAATGGAGGCACTTAGGAAGCCTTATCTGGCCAACTGTGTACTGCTTCCATAACATATACTGAATgacagaagaaatggagaaagaaaaatgcattcAGCCATTAGCGTATATCGGTATCCACGGTGTGTTTGAGATTGCACAGATCCAATTAATTTCCACTTGTGAAGATTCTAAATATCTCCAGTTCATTTAGCAACAAGAGAGGATGAGCCAAAAGGGACTCCTGTCAATTGAATGAGGTGATGACTTTGTGCTACATTttatgattattatatttgtataacaTCAATGTATGTGAGGCTTTACAACTTAAGGAAAAGGACAGTTCTATACCCTATATACAAAgttaaaattaagtttaaaaaatgaCAAGGGAGAAGAAACACATGTTTTtgggaaatgtgaaaaacatCACCAAAATACCAGCCATTTTGCATAATTGAAAACATGAAtggatattttgttttaaaattagaatttagTT
The nucleotide sequence above comes from Paroedura picta isolate Pp20150507F chromosome 4, Ppicta_v3.0, whole genome shotgun sequence. Encoded proteins:
- the ATPAF1 gene encoding ATP synthase mitochondrial F1 complex assembly factor 1 isoform X2, whose translation is MKNKTLDSILNVDMVKQKKPEEIKQIWKQYFSGEDTVYAVIPGKTFDLMWKRAQHCPSFLFALPRKEGYEFFVGQWSGAELHFTSLINIQTQGEAATSQLILYHYPELQEDKGIVLMTAEMDSNFLNVPEAQCLASQVQLFYATDRQETYSLVETFNHQPDQFKYMSVITELEQSRLGQELRPQQDPSMPTA